TACTTAATTCTTGATCCTGGTTGAATTATTTAATTGTAAATGGTAGCAGTGCCAAATGTCTTGCGCGTTTGATGGCAACTGTCATCCAGCGCTGATGCTTGGCGCAATTGCCGTTTCTGCCGGCGGAATCAATTTTATTCCATCGGTTGAGATAACGAGAAAGAGTAGCAACATCTTTGTAATCGATCTCGGCTACCTTGGCTTTGCAAAAATTACATTTTTTTCTCATTGGTCTGAAGTCTTTTGCCAT
This DNA window, taken from Patescibacteria group bacterium, encodes the following:
- the rpsR gene encoding 30S ribosomal protein S18 → MAKDFRPMRKKCNFCKAKVAEIDYKDVATLSRYLNRWNKIDSAGRNGNCAKHQRWMTVAIKRARHLALLPFTIK